Proteins from one Podospora pseudocomata strain CBS 415.72m chromosome 4, whole genome shotgun sequence genomic window:
- a CDS encoding hypothetical protein (COG:O; EggNog:ENOG503PTUC), producing MVCLIRLHPQQPQEDLSFPHRTTIIHTHTSPKQHSPPPPPPPPPFTKMTSTTPNNTRVILTLFSRLVAHTHDPKVTINPPIVNCHLCLEDSEILTPLTSAHPRATTLPGVVLLCGHMVCKPCFKG from the coding sequence atggtcTGTTTAATCAGGCttcatcctcaacaacctcaagaagaCCTTTCCTTTCCTCATCGGACTACCATCATCCACACTcacacatcaccaaaacaacactcaccaccaccaccaccaccaccaccaccattcacCAAAATGacttccacaacccccaacaacacccgcGTGATTCTCACCCTATTCTCCCGGCTCGTGGCTCACACCCACGACCCCAaggtcaccatcaaccccccgaTCGTCAACTGCCACCTCTGCCTCGAAGACTCCGAgatcctcacccccctcacctccgCTCACCCCCGagccaccaccctcccaggCGTGGTTCTCCTTTGCGGCCACATGGTCTGCAAGCCCTGCTTCAAGGGCTGA
- a CDS encoding hypothetical protein (EggNog:ENOG503P3WV): protein MPLPDDSVAEMGSSDDNNQFDMGDGTPTKPLLDKNGMPRIVMTPEERHRILRQLSFPVENLTAPFWVKSGGDNSLLAKQISVSLNIAHIMAKRPLRTDEANAVANFRTTYVNTMELETPVWIATTIALERRGRDKLRFPHYTPSPEKYNINAFPSLANPKWTGEAAVRAWRLARLAAYGFVVNIWTTVLFASFANTSYSVKLLRMFKESDEQQKHRPEMGDFYGQDRAPQQDYQRGQQQEETPQQPVQYQRPKWAQQAAQAASKPEPPKSWEDDDGFLFDDASPVAPVQRDGARSSTGGKTGHSPPKLTNSWDKIREAAKSGENPASWGKDNQAAPVRKSESYTYTENEKDYAKNQAQKEFDAMLERERSGKADAGNRRY, encoded by the coding sequence ATGCCTCTACCAGACGACTCTGTGGCCGAAATGGGCTCTTCAGACGATAATAACCAATTCGACATGGGCGATGGCACCCCAACCAAGCCGTTGCTCGACAAGAATGGCATGCCAAGGATAGTCATGACACCCGAGGAAAGGCATCGCATCCTCCGACAGCTTAGCTTCCCCGTCGAGAACCTCACGGCCCCGTTCTGGGTGAAGAGCGGCGGCGACAACTCTCTTTTGGCCAAGCAGATCTCCGTCTCACTCAACATTGCTCACATCATGGCAAAACGCCCTCTGAGAACCGATGAGGCCAACGCTGTTGCCAACTTCAGAACCACATATGTCAACACCATGGAGCTCGAGACACCTGTATGGATTGCCACCACCATTGCCCTTGAACGCCGGGGCCGTGACAAGCTCCGTTTCCCTCATTACACCCCAAGCCCGGAAAAATACAACATCAATGCCTTCCCATCTCTGGCCAATCCCAAGTGGACAGGTGAGGCTGCCGTTCGAGCTTGGCGCCTGGCCCGTCTGGCTGCGTATGGTTTTGTGGTCAACATCTGGACCACTGTTTTGTTCGCAAGCTTCGCCAATACCTCTTACAGCGTCAAGCTGTTGAGGATGTTCAAGGAGTCAGACGAGCAGCAAAAGCACCGCCCGGAGATGGGTGATTTTTACGGGCAGGACCGTGCGCCACAGCAAGACTATCAACGAGGgcaacagcaagaagagaCACCACAACAGCCAGTCCAGTATCAACGACCAAAGTGGGCACAACAGGCGGCCCAGGCAGCGTCGAAGCCTGAGCCCCCAAAGAGCtgggaggacgacgatggctTCCTCTTTGACGACGCCTCACCTGTTGCACCTGTTCAAAGAGATGGCGCTCGTTCATCAACGGGTGGAAAGACTGGCCATTCCCCTCCGAAGCTGACCAACTCGTGGGACAAGATCAGAGAGGCGGCAAAGTCGGGTGAGAATCCTGCCTCGTGGGGCAAGGACAATCAAGCAGCGCCGGTGCGCAAGTCAGAGTCGTATACTTATACGGAGAATGAGAAGGACTATGCGAAGAATCAGGCGCAGAAGGAGTTTGATGCCATGTTGGAGCGTGAGAGGAGCGGTAAGGCAGATGCTGGGAATCGGAGGTACTGA